GTCTGCTTCTTGTTCAGCCATTAGTTTTTCCTGCTGGGTTCGATCTTTGGTCGCAGCCCGCACAAAGAAGAATAAGCCAATCGCCAGTAACAAGGTCAACACAAACGTGGAAGGAATTACGGGAATCATCATAGATTAAATGAGTCTACTTTTAAACGGTCACTCGTCGATGGGGAGTTTACACAAATTTACCTCGACGAGTTGTATATTCATGCCAAAGTCTGGCTAACTCTTGCGCCTGGGTTTTGTATTCCGGTATGATTTGGTACATCCTACGAGGGCGACCTCTACCTTCTACCTTCTGCCAGTATCCCGTAATCGTTCCTTGTTTTTCTAGGAACTTCAAGGCACTATAGAGAACCGTATCCGATAATCGATAAGCAGAATACTCTTGTTCTAGTCGTTCAATCAGTTCGGTTCCATAGGAGTCCCCTCGCAGAAAGACAGATAAGATGTAGCAAACCGCCAGTTCTTTATTGAGATAGATAGGCGGGGGTTCTTGGAAAAATTGATAGATCTCTTCAAAGGTCATAAGATTCTCCCGCTTACTCTGAAGCATGATTGATTCACCTAAATTTTAGATAAGGATGAAAATTTTTGACTTCTAGCCTGACTCTATTTATATAATTTATCGCGCCGTGATTCGGGATTTAGTCAATGTGGTCACTATTTTTAGGGATATTGGAGAAAATCAATCACGGTGATTCCCTCTAGGTTAGCTAAAAACGACAGGTTAAGGTGGTTTTAACGGGACAAGCTCGTTCTGTCAAGGAATTCCCTCTCAGGTCTAATCCGGTTAGGTTTGTCAAGCTTTGCAATGGACGACTATCGGAAACTTTTGTATTATACAAATCTAAAGTGATTAATTGGGTTAACGGTTGCAGGGGTGCAAGATTTGAAACCGAGGTATTAAACAAGCTGAGGATTTTCAGGTGGGTCAATGCTTGTAAGGGGGTTAAATCGGAAATGGGATTATTGCCAAGGTAAAGTTCGGTTAGATTGGTCAGGGTTGCTAAAGGACGAAGATCGGAAATTTGATTATCAAATAAAGTTAATTGGTTGAGAT
This DNA window, taken from Planktothrix sp. FACHB-1365, encodes the following:
- a CDS encoding PadR family transcriptional regulator — protein: MTFEEIYQFFQEPPPIYLNKELAVCYILSVFLRGDSYGTELIERLEQEYSAYRLSDTVLYSALKFLEKQGTITGYWQKVEGRGRPRRMYQIIPEYKTQAQELARLWHEYTTRRGKFV